Sequence from the Strix uralensis isolate ZFMK-TIS-50842 chromosome 1, bStrUra1, whole genome shotgun sequence genome:
GGGCACTGGGAGGTAATAGGAACAGGTAATTGCACCATGCTCTCACTCTGGGGACTATTTTTCGTCAGGGCTAGACATTTCTAAACTGCAATGTTTATTCTGCCTTTGCTTGATGCGCATAACAGCACAGCAGATGTTAACAACACTGACTTGCATCTTCCATGGAGTGACATGTCCATGAGGGGCTGGAAAGATGTGGCGACCTGGTTTTCAGAGGGAGGCGAAAGCTGTGTTTGCACTTTGCTTTTGAAGAGGGGGTGATGGAGAGTAAGTGTCAGAAGTTGGTCAAATTGAGACAacaggctggaagagaccttACAAATTGcctgctccatccctccctcACCCTCTCTCCCCTCTGGACTTTCCTTCTTTCATCCAACCCTGGCAATGACTCAGCTAAGGTTCACAAGCCCACCTGGTAAAACACTGATGTCTGTAGAGGCAGACAAATAATATCAACCTGTCCTTCGGCAGACTTCATCCCTCCATCCCAGCTCAGGAGGTGGTAATATCACAAAAAGACTGTTCCAGACAGGAACTGAGTTAGGCATCCCaaatgcaaaggaagaagcaTTTGGGAAGCACCTTCCATTGACTGATGGGACCATATATGGATATATATACAATACCATATATGGATACCATATATGAGGCCATATATGAATAGCTggtctcttttttctccctcactCCACTGACTCCatctgaaacattttcagcaCCTCCAAAACTTGACTCTCTAAGCGAGTGTACTATTCTccaacaaaaatggaaaaaaaagttttctcagtAACAGAGGTGACATCGTCCTTTGAGGACACACAGGAATGGTTCTGTTTCCCAGTGCAAGCACTAAGCTGGGTTCCCTGGAGATCCTCAGATAGATTTTTCTTATAATCCGTCTTGGTCTCTTGCAGGTTCTTCTTTGCAGTGTTACAGCTGCACGGCACAGCTCAGCAACTCCAACTGCCAGAAGAAAGTGGACTGCAAGGATAAGGAGATATGCAAGACAGAAGTGTTCAGTAAGGCAAAGTGGGGGTGGGCAGTATCTTAGTTGTGATGTTGGAGCCACACATGGTCTCAGCTTTAGGTGTCCAAGCCAGCCTCACCGACTCTAGATACACACACCAGCTGGTGTGGGCCAGCAAagctcagtgtgcagcaggaagAGAAAGGCCATCCGGGGAGAAAGAGTGGTTAAAAATCTTTCAGGTGACTTTAATGTTAAGtagaaatgacagaagaaaaatctttatcCCTTGGTGATAGCTGGTCCCTTGGTATGGTGCTGGCCATCACCAAGTCTTCTCCCCACACTGGCCACCACAGTGTGATTACAAAGTCATGTTAGCACATTCATGCTGTACCCCATAAACTCCTCAGTGTTTGCCAATAAATCATCTAAAAACTGATCAGTATGGCCAGTACAGTGCCAGTACCTGGCATGACTCTCAGGAGGGTGCAGCTGCACTTGACATGGCAAATACCTATCAATGTCTCTCACCTGTACAAAATTAGGTTTATTTCTCTGTCATAACACCAACAATTATTTGTTTACAAGGGCAATAATTAAGTTTATGGCTTTGAAAGATTTGGAACATGAATTAAAATGTGTGGGGCTGTGTCTGGTGAAACCTAGTCATGAAGTTAGGAGGAGCATTCAATGACAGAGTTGACTTTGGGTGAATTCAATGAAAAGGATAGAATTTCACCTAGGTCCATCTACAGCCAGCTCTGAATGCAGACATCTGTGTATCTCTGGGTAAACTCCTTTAACACATTATGATTTAATTCTCCCATTCTAGATCTGGCAAAAAAATGTTTGCCCTGTCCAAATCCGTAGCAACAGTTCAGTTGCCCTCAGACCTGGGGCACAAAACCCATCAGTGGCACGTTCAAACTCATCTCTGTCAGACCGTAAATGTAATGCCTCCACTGAATTTGCATATGTCAAAGACTTGGTGCCCAGAATAGCTTGTGTGAGATCAGGAGATCTCATGCAGAGCATAATCTGCTGGTAACCAGCAGTTACTGAGTGTCAACCAACCACAGAAAAACAGGCTCTGCCTCTCAGAAACACATCAAACAATAACTGCCATCTGTGGCATGGGGGTAGCCATGTTTCCATAACTTCCCGGGTGTTGAAAGGCCCCATGCAACAAGGATGTATGGGATATGAGCAAAGATTACCCCACATGCTTGCTTCTCATCTGTTAGTGCCTTACTCCCTAACAGAGGTGTTAATGACTACTTTCATTATTAATTAATGGCTGCTTTAATTATTAGAATTTCTGTAGCTGGTGTTGTTTTAGAAACCCTTGAGAACTGTGCTGTGGAATACACTGCCTTAAGCATATACTTGGGGATTGAAACCCTTCCAACCCCCCTCCCGACAAACTGACACCCCAAAAATACAACCTGCTACAGTAAAACATACAACCGTTTGGaagcactaattttttttttccaagaagggAGCTCAGATAAGAATAGCATCTCATTATTCAGTTCCGTGAGGCTTGGCTTGGTTTGCCTATAGTCCTTGTGGTAGTGATCTTGCTTTCCTTCCAGGGGCCTCATCGCTCTTCAGCCTCATCAACAAGGGCTGTGACTCGTCCTGTGAACCACTCTATCAGGACCTAGGTGTAGGCAGCAGGAAtgtctcctgctgcagcagcaaccTCTGCAATGTCAACGCAGCTAGCAGTGTGAGGTGCAGCTATGGGATGGCAGCAGGAATAACAGCCAGCGTGCTCTGGACCTTCCTGAACAACAGACTGTGAGGAGCAAAGAGGACTCCCATGACCACAGAAAGTCTTGGAGAACCCCTCCTATGACAGGAATTGTAACTGGGAGCAACGTGGTGTGTTGGGCACACAGCATCCTTGGAGCTGATGGCAGATCTTTGCCGTATGATAGCTTCTTCATCACTGTTATTATATTGCTGTAGTGCTAACAGATAAGAAAATACATGTGCATGCTATCTGCATAACACCTAAAATATACTTATTTCTGAATCAAGTGTGAATGTGTTACCTGTATATCACTTAGTCATGTATttctgcacccagcagcaactgCAGGTGGGTGTGTTGCATGTCTGGCCAATGTTCAATCTTGGTGATTGCTGTGTAATGCTGAGAGGTGCCACAGCAGAGCAGAACAGAGGTGGCAACTGTACTCCCAAAGCTTGAGGGGTTTATGACCAACTCTGGAGGGCACATACCCCAGGAAAACCTGTGAAGAGCAGTCACACCTGAAAGGGAACTTGCTTGTGACCTAGAGACCCTGGGACCCCGCACTTTGTTAGCTACCATACAAGACAAAAGCAGTGCTCACCTTCCAGGCTACATGTGCATACAGCCATTCATATGCCTTCCCATAGCTGTAGCATCCTTGAGATGGTGGGCAAGACTGCACATTCAGGTACCTGGAACACCTTGGTGAGCAGTGATCATTGGAGTAAAGTGAAAAgggtgtccccatggtgtcctGGTCAACCAATCTAAATCTGGGATTACCAGTCTCCATCCTGGCCATAGTGGCATCCCCTGAAGGTCTCCATCTCCCACAGGCAGGTTCTTAAGATTTCTTCTCCAGGTTCACCCTTGATCCATTCCCCATGCCACAGCCTGGGACACAGGTCCTGTCACAAGGTTGAAGAGGTGTTTATCTTAAAGGTCCTGTGGGGTTGCCTAGCAGACCAGAGAGAGTGGAGAAAGGAAACATCAGAGCTCAAATTTTCCCCTCGGGGTGCCTTGATTGTGGAGATGAGCACACCCCTGGGGCACACACCCACTTCCACCCCCAGGTGAGATACAGTCACTGAAAGATGGGGAAGAGGTAAGTGTGgggaaaagacaaaggaaaacaagagcaggGGATCTAGGGAAGGGTATGGGgctgcttcctctcctcctgAGGTGCTCTCAGGACAGGGTTAGTGTTATCTGAAAAGCCAGTTCATGCCCAGCATGCAATAACCCAATCTTAACACACTCAGGagagatattgtatttattcaggcctgggtgctcggtggacttttccacaaaccaagcacaccaacagcaggttttcgtgtttcttttatacacaaaaatcagaggttagtacttttccaaacaTGCCTATTAGATACCGATTTGTTAGTGACTAACATGTAATTATAACATGGcttacataatgcttctactactatgcatgctcaggggaaggctcTTAACCTGAGAAGGGGTCTTTctgacctgtgggtgtgttttctagtattataatgaaggtagttcactttcaggatgctcaaaagttagtttcattgccagGTTAAATAATCGAATAGTCACTTTGCCAGGTTGCCAGATAACATCCTCAACACAAATCCAGACATTCTCTTGATAGTCCAGGACATTCTACCTATTtcctagggtttggagatcaaagcttGTTCTTGATGAACTTCTTACCACACAAAGTCTTGCTCAACCAAGCTTCAAAACCTCGTAATTGCCTCCATATGTGCAGTAACTATAGCTACAAGCACAGTTattaaccatggctactagcAAATGTGAAGTGCATTATATCACTAGGAGTGCTGAAGAGTAGGGTGAGACTGGTGTTTCCTGAAGATTTGTTAAGGTCATGATAATACCCACAGAGTCCTTTATTCCTTTCCTTATGATAGGAATTTCCCTTCTTCACCCGCTGATCTTTCCCCCTTCCTGGGACTCCCTGGTGAAGCCGAGTGGCTTTCTCCACTCATCACATGTAGAAGATTTTGTTCATATCTGATGAAGGAGCAGCTTAATGCAACCTCTGGCACTGACACAATCATCATGCTTTGCCCACCTTTACTGGTGTACTTATTGTGGCAACCATGCAAGCTTCAAATATCTGGAAACCATTTCAAGACCTCTCTATCGCTGATACCAATGAGGTGTCTGCATGCAATGCAGATTCTGTAGTTTTAATATCTCTCCTATACAGTTATAGCCCCTTTATCTGGTTACAGATTCTAAATTATAGTTTATTCTATGTCTATAAACTTGAGTGTTCCCATCTTGCATTGGGAGATGCTGTACAGTGTTTggcaaaggcagcagagaaagtaTCAGACAAAGCTGCCTGAAACAAACTCTCAAATCAGACCTCCAAGCAACACATATGTGAAGAGATCTGAAAAATAAGGTAGAAAACATTCTGGAGAAGGTCACTGTGTCACATGTGCTTCCTCCCAATATAGAACAAAAGAAGacaaggctggtgtcagcagaaTGTACAGATGTCACTCCTGGGTGGGAGCGACAACAAAAGTTGGACCTATGAAGTCAAAGAGCTGTGAAGTCAGGACAGAAGTGGGTGGAGGACTAAAAGGGGAGGCAGATTGGCCAAGAAccccattttcctctctcatGCTCTAAGAACTATCGGAGCTGCAAAGGATGTGCAGAGCCACGgactgaaataagaaaagaagcaTTTACAGGTGGAGATCAGTCATCTGAGGGACCTATAGCCATGGGACAAGGGCCAGCATCAAATTTTGGATGAAGTCAATGGGATGTCAGAAGATAATGACACTGTCTGCTATTGTGAAAGAGAAAAGTACATAAATCCTTGGGACACAAGGTATTAACAAGCTGCTAATTGTAGGAAGCAGAGAAGGAGTTTCCCCGAAGGAAAATCCAGAATGAACCACCTTCCTCATATGAGTCGAGTCTGATTACTGGCAGAAGGAGGATACGGCACATGTGTGGGGTGATTTATTCCGGCTTTTGCAAGCCTCCTGAGTCTTAGTCACTGAGAAGGGACAGTCCAGCTGTACATCTCCCAGCCAGGCTGTTTTCTGCATGAGTGACCAGCTCCATGACCTCTCCAATCCAGGGGCTCATCTTGCACTGTGAGAAGGTCCCTGACACACTACTGCCCTGTGCCCACTTCCTGAAACAACTCCCAGGCAGTCAGGCATGTCCACATCCAGTGGCCTCTCTCAACAAGTAATCGGCTACAATTTGCTCCCTTCTTGGAGACTGAGAGCTTAGCTGTATGGAAATGGGGCCAAAACCTGATAGCCAGCACTAGAGCCACTGACTCTCCAGGGACGTTGGGTGAGACACAGCCTCTTCCAGCTTCTGGAGAGGTCAAGCACATTCAGTCCTGAAAATGAGAGGTGTCAAAAGTCCTTAGTGTGAATGGGAGCTGTTTACTTGTGTTATAGCATATTGGATTTGCTGGAGCACACCATGTAGGAGTTTCTTGCTGGAGGGGGACTTTCCCGTGCTCTGGTGGTTGAGACCTGATGTCTAGACCCTTATAGACTGAAGGGACGATTCCTCCTCCCAGTTCCTTCTCTGTATATATTGTGGAAGGAGTCCATGATCAACCGCTGAGTGATTCTCCTCTGGATTTATCTGGACATATATCCTCTCTGTGGATACATCTGGAGTTTTTGCTTGCAGTGCTGGAGGTGGGGGAGATTAGACAGTTTAGAGAATGTGCAACTGGGAGATGCTGTGACTGGGATAGATACAATAAAGAGCAGGGTAGGAAGCCCCTGCAGACACGATGTGATGTGAACCAGTGGAACTCGCTGCTGCTTGTTGGGTGCCTGACACAGCACTTGCAATAACACAACACTGCGCTCTCCATTCAGGTCACCGACAGACAGACTCAAAAACAACCCTTTAAATTCTGGGAAGGATTGGGAGGTGACAAACTGGGGCAGATAAATGACTCAGCCACGGGTCAGAACCTGCCAGGGCAGGACAAGGAAGAGGACTGTTTTTCCAAGTGCTGTAACTGCATGTTGACAGAAAGGCTGGTCTCCCCTGCTGCCTTGTAAACCCCTCACAAACATAAATAGGACTCAGTCCCTCCTGCTCTGGACTGCACCCTGTCAGCAGCATGGTCTGTTGGTACAGATGATCTGACATCATGCAACTATCTGAGACCTGGATGAAGGTCAATTTACTCTCTGGGTGCTGAGAAAAAGGCCTAAGAGCTGTTTGCTGGgtgacacacaaacaaaacatttatttgaaaaacaaggcTATTTTTTCTGCCCAAGCAAGTTGCTTCTTGACATTGCTGGCTGAGCAGTTTTATCAGTTCTTCTATCTTTTCCACACTTATCAGAAGGCCTAAAATTGAGGACAGGCTCTTTAAACAACTCAATCCATCATGTATGCAAGAGGTTTTTATTCCTCCAGGATCAAACTCCagttcatttatttaaataataaatagctgGACAATAAAatggattatttctttttttcaagggCAGGAGCTGCACTTTTCCAAAGGCTGCAGTTGTATTATGGACTGAATGTAAACATACAATTCTCCAGTGAGATTACCTCTTACAGATGAGAAACGCAAATCAACTCTGATCTAGAGTAAGTGCTTTGGTATGATTTTTATGGTCGGAAATATTATGGACATATGTTCAGAGTAAAAGTGTTGTTTATATTATTGTTAGATGCTGTATTTCCTATTGATAGTATTAGCTAGTAATCATTATctttatggatagggattaggGCATAGAGTATTTCCTATGGCCCAGTAGAAGTTACACCCTGCGCCTGTACCTGGTCTGGAAAATGTCACCAGGGTCCCCTGAATTCAACCCAATTTGCAGCAGCTGGTTAAAAACATTTGATCACACTGGAGAAAGTCTCTGGGGCAGAGAGGCTGCATGAGCTGGCATTTAAGGACCAGCAGTTCCTTGTTGTGCCCCACATTTCCTTTGTGGCCTGAGGCAAGTTACACAGCGTCTCCATACCTCTGCCTTGTACAGATGTTATCAGGTCCAATATAGCAAAAGATGTTCAGATAGTGACTTTAGAGGGGCCGGGGGAGAGACTTGGGTTAAAAACAAGCTCGAATAGAGTCAGCTAGCATAACAGAGCTGGGGAAGGATTACCCGCTACCAACCCACCCTGCACAGCCACATTCCGGCTCTGAATTATGCACACACTGTTGTGCAATGAGGCTTTTTGTGGCCCAAATAGACCAGAGAGAGTGCCTAAAGTTAGCACTGCTCTGCCAGCTATTAAGCCTCTGGACAGTCACTAAAAGCAATCAAAAGACCTGCCCTTTTGTTGCAGAATATCCCTAAAGTAACTGTACCCACCACTCATGTGGGACAAAGCTGGCTGGACAAGGCTGATGAAGCCAAGTTCATCCCATGCCATCTTGACTAATCCCAGTCCCATCCCACCACTTGACAACTCTGTGTGGCAGAGAGATCCCTCGCTAGCTCACTTCTGACCTTACCTTGAGCTCTCTTAATGTCTTTCTAAGTTAAATCACAGGACTCCTTGCAAACCAGATCCTGCACCCATGACTACTCTGTTGATGCTCTCAATCCACAGCTCCTATTGCAGCCCTGACCTCCTCCCTACATGGTTCCTCTGATTTCTCATCCACAAGCCCATATTATGGGGGCATGACCTTATAAAGCTCATTAAAACTCCTCTTGCTATGTGCCTGTACCAGAATTTGTGTACACCATCCACACTGAAATAGCCTCTGTGCCCTTCATGTTCACCTCTGCCAGTGTTTCCCCACGTGAATCACTTAGAGACACCATGACCCAGCCCTGGACCCTTTCACAGCTCTGCTGGTGGCTCTCCATGGCTGGGGTAGTTTGGCTGCCTCAATTCACCTCCCCTGCAACAGAGATGACAGGTATGAGGCCaagtcaggaaaggaaaatgtttttctccttcctcgcttgttattttcattaaagaTTCAATCTGGCCTTCAGGGAATTTGTGGAATGAGGACTTCACCCAGGGCAGGTGAGTGAAAGTGGAGTGACAGGCAGGGAGGGGACTTGTTTTCATCAGGGTCACTACACGTTGAGCTATTTGCAGGGACCCACCCATCTTCCTGGGTGACTCTGTGGTGCCACACACATGGGTGCCTTCTGTCCAAAGTAATTTGCTTTCTGCTCTGGATTTGCATTCAGATGCATCTTTTAAACTTTAAACATGGTAACATGTTTGTCTGCTCTCACAGACAAATTCAAGAGAAAATGATGTAATCTGTCTGTAACATTCAGTGTTTCTATAGTGAAGAGAAAGGCACTCATCCTGCTTAAAATACTGATGTTAG
This genomic interval carries:
- the PSCA gene encoding prostate stem cell antigen — its product is MKTFLVLLLGAVLCLGSGSSLQCYSCTAQLSNSNCQKKVDCKDKEICKTEVFRASSLFSLINKGCDSSCEPLYQDLGVGSRNVSCCSSNLCNVNAASSVRCSYGMAAGITASVLWTFLNNRL